One window of the Elusimicrobiota bacterium genome contains the following:
- a CDS encoding HU family DNA-binding protein — MNQSQLARAIAKEFFLSLVDATAIIDSILAKMAGSLRKGERVYFKDFGSFTKKIRPGRHVRHPKTGQLIWVPPWPDVDFNPAKGLLKAKRR, encoded by the coding sequence ATGAACCAGAGCCAGCTTGCCCGGGCGATCGCCAAGGAGTTCTTTCTCTCCCTGGTGGACGCCACCGCGATCATAGACTCGATCCTGGCGAAGATGGCCGGCAGCCTCCGGAAAGGCGAGCGGGTTTATTTTAAAGACTTCGGCTCTTTCACCAAGAAGATACGCCCCGGCCGCCATGTCCGGCACCCCAAGACCGGCCAGCTCATCTGGGTACCGCCCTGGCCGGACGTGGACTTCAACCCGGCCAAGGGTCTTCTGAAAGCCAAGCGGCGCTGA